A stretch of bacterium DNA encodes these proteins:
- the dagK_2 gene encoding Diacylglycerol kinase: MTPTPLPQRLACIINPFAGTERGLRDEFEALKRWLQSQGIAGLTLLMLDPAELEEMVRIALDWGAEEFWIGGGDGTLARFAGLHHRLALSQPTLFLPMGTACQLARRLHIPLDFPELFASRPHYTSRLVDLYVTRSGITGLLAAGIGMDARAMARVNHGLKRVIGEGAYYQSLLQSLFTMQPFQAVVEWEGGQWSGSTVEILLANANPFEGPLASLVPQATITDGLLDVMIFRAGRAPTVIKQIASFVTGPPADDPDIVVIRTPWVKVRTEGSVPVQVDGDVAGFTPLEIRMLPASFPLLQ, translated from the coding sequence ATGACCCCGACTCCTCTCCCCCAGCGACTGGCCTGCATCATCAATCCCTTCGCCGGGACTGAGCGGGGGCTGCGTGATGAGTTTGAGGCTCTCAAGCGCTGGCTGCAGTCCCAGGGGATCGCGGGACTCACGCTCCTGATGCTGGACCCTGCCGAGCTGGAAGAGATGGTCCGTATCGCGCTCGACTGGGGGGCGGAGGAGTTCTGGATCGGCGGCGGCGATGGCACCCTGGCCCGCTTCGCCGGGCTGCATCACCGACTCGCCCTCAGCCAGCCCACCCTCTTTCTGCCCATGGGAACCGCCTGCCAGCTCGCCCGCCGGCTGCACATCCCCCTCGACTTCCCGGAACTCTTCGCGTCACGTCCGCACTACACATCACGCCTCGTGGATCTCTATGTCACCCGCTCCGGAATCACCGGACTCCTGGCCGCCGGCATCGGGATGGATGCCCGGGCGATGGCGCGGGTGAATCACGGACTCAAACGGGTCATCGGCGAAGGAGCGTATTACCAGAGCCTCCTGCAGTCGCTCTTCACGATGCAGCCTTTCCAGGCCGTAGTGGAATGGGAGGGGGGCCAGTGGAGCGGCTCAACCGTCGAAATCCTGCTGGCGAACGCTAATCCGTTTGAGGGACCGCTGGCGAGCCTGGTCCCGCAGGCCACCATTACGGATGGCTTGCTGGATGTCATGATTTTTCGGGCAGGGCGCGCCCCGACTGTGATTAAACAGATCGCGTCGTTCGTGACTGGCCCGCCGGCGGATGACCCGGACATCGTGGTCATTCGCACACCCTGGGTAAAGGTGCGGACCGAAGGATCCGTCCCGGTGCAGGTCGATGGCGATGTCGCGGGGTTCACGCCCCTGGAGATCCGGATGTTGCCGGCGTCGTTTCCATTGCTGCAGTAG
- the mshA_6 gene encoding D-inositol-3-phosphate glycosyltransferase: MTPRLTILTSWPATRGAGSGTVTFLEGFTAALRQASWDVDLEAPPMPAPEADYAALLNARAAINADWSTRRFPAGQALLGLDWDGHLLTAAQRKGRQVIASPRGLFADLIDTEPALRAALKQQATWEAAALRAADWCFVASRYAKRRVMQLYNVPGEKIAVLPNGIHPDFLTALAQATPWYWARPGILTVAKFYPRKQIPLLIEAYARAVQSKAGIAADLHVIGDGMEWQEVQDLIQRYGLQERVHTPGMITDLAQLARYYRSALFVCHPSIQETFGNVLVEALAAGKAIVAADAASLPEVAGAVGMYVPPGDVDALREALQDATRMLLDYPPLVQEIAERALTQASHFQWSRTAQGFLACLQSWSEEQRLPPDWT; this comes from the coding sequence GTGACTCCCCGTCTCACCATCCTCACGTCCTGGCCCGCGACTCGCGGCGCTGGCAGTGGGACAGTCACGTTCCTCGAAGGCTTCACCGCCGCCCTGCGGCAGGCAAGCTGGGATGTCGACCTCGAAGCGCCACCGATGCCCGCGCCAGAAGCAGATTACGCCGCCCTGCTCAACGCCCGTGCAGCGATTAATGCGGACTGGTCGACCCGACGCTTCCCCGCGGGTCAGGCCCTGCTGGGCCTGGACTGGGATGGCCATCTGCTCACGGCCGCGCAGCGGAAGGGGCGGCAGGTCATTGCCTCCCCCCGGGGTCTCTTCGCCGACCTCATCGACACCGAGCCCGCACTCCGTGCTGCTCTGAAGCAGCAAGCGACCTGGGAAGCGGCAGCGCTGCGGGCCGCCGACTGGTGCTTTGTCGCATCGCGCTACGCCAAGCGACGGGTCATGCAGCTCTACAACGTCCCGGGCGAGAAGATCGCGGTGCTGCCCAATGGCATCCATCCCGACTTCCTGACCGCCCTCGCCCAGGCGACTCCCTGGTACTGGGCACGCCCAGGCATCCTGACCGTCGCGAAGTTCTATCCGCGCAAGCAGATTCCCCTGCTCATCGAGGCCTACGCCCGGGCGGTGCAGTCGAAAGCCGGGATCGCGGCCGACTTGCATGTCATCGGTGATGGCATGGAGTGGCAAGAGGTGCAGGATTTGATCCAGCGCTACGGCCTGCAGGAGCGGGTGCATACGCCGGGCATGATCACCGACCTCGCACAGCTGGCCCGGTACTACCGCTCGGCGCTCTTTGTCTGCCATCCCAGCATCCAGGAAACGTTCGGCAATGTGCTGGTCGAAGCACTGGCGGCAGGCAAGGCGATTGTCGCGGCGGATGCGGCGTCACTGCCGGAGGTCGCCGGTGCGGTCGGGATGTATGTCCCACCCGGCGATGTCGATGCCCTGAGGGAAGCCCTGCAGGACGCCACCCGGATGCTGCTCGACTATCCGCCACTGGTGCAGGAGATCGCGGAGCGGGCCCTCACGCAGGCGTCACATTTCCAGTGGTCCCGGACCGCCCAGGGTTTCCTCGCCTGTCTGCAGTCCTGGAGCGAGGAGCAACGTCTGCCGCCGGACTGGACCTGA
- a CDS encoding NAD-dependent malic enzyme, protein MKISTNIITVGLELDTAPGRLAAVTSTVARLGGEISHTAVVGRQGDRIRRELTLFFRDEAHREELVAALKSLEGITVKSITDQVFHLHQGGKVEITNKLDITGYTELSLAYTPGVAEVCKYIHAHDASKYEYTIKGNAVAIITDGTAVLGLGDIGPAAAMPVMEGKANLFKSFANINAYPLALNTTDTEEIIRIVKALEPAFGGVNLEDISAPRCFEIERRLKAELDIPVFHDDQHGTAVVVLAGLLNALKIVGKPIESMRVVVNGAGAAGISVSNLMMQAGIPEENFILLDSRGILSLDRDDLNEEKASIARRTNKEQRTGDLAAACVGMDLFIGLSKRDVLTPAMLDTMAADPIVFAMANPDPEILPEQAAGHVRVMGTGRSDYPNQINNALCFPGLFRGALDARCRDITTDMLLAAAAGIASIISPEELHEEYIIPSIFDARVVPAVSQAVVEAAKATGQIDSALGAGARNGVAAQAATVGQPSYSG, encoded by the coding sequence ATGAAGATCTCGACCAACATCATCACCGTAGGCCTGGAGCTCGACACCGCCCCCGGACGACTGGCGGCAGTGACCTCGACCGTGGCCCGTCTCGGCGGCGAAATCTCGCATACCGCGGTGGTTGGACGACAGGGCGATCGCATCCGTCGCGAACTGACCCTCTTCTTTCGCGATGAAGCGCATCGGGAAGAGCTGGTCGCAGCACTGAAATCACTGGAAGGCATCACCGTGAAGTCGATCACGGACCAGGTGTTTCATCTGCACCAGGGTGGCAAGGTCGAGATCACCAATAAGCTCGACATCACCGGCTACACCGAGCTCTCGCTGGCCTACACACCGGGTGTCGCGGAGGTCTGCAAGTACATCCACGCCCACGATGCCTCGAAGTACGAGTACACCATCAAGGGGAACGCGGTCGCGATCATCACCGATGGCACGGCGGTGCTGGGACTCGGGGACATCGGTCCGGCGGCGGCGATGCCGGTCATGGAAGGCAAGGCGAATCTCTTCAAGTCCTTCGCCAACATCAACGCCTACCCCCTGGCACTGAATACCACCGACACGGAAGAAATCATCCGGATTGTGAAAGCCCTGGAACCAGCCTTTGGGGGCGTCAATCTGGAAGATATCTCCGCCCCACGCTGCTTTGAAATCGAGCGTCGCCTGAAGGCCGAGCTCGACATCCCGGTTTTTCATGACGACCAGCACGGCACCGCAGTGGTGGTCCTGGCCGGGCTCCTCAACGCGCTGAAAATTGTCGGCAAGCCCATCGAATCAATGCGCGTGGTCGTCAACGGCGCTGGGGCGGCCGGGATTTCTGTCAGTAACCTGATGATGCAGGCCGGCATTCCCGAAGAGAATTTCATCCTCCTCGACTCCCGGGGCATTTTGTCGCTGGATCGCGATGACCTCAACGAGGAAAAGGCGAGCATCGCCCGACGCACCAACAAGGAGCAGCGCACCGGCGACCTCGCCGCCGCCTGTGTCGGCATGGACCTCTTCATCGGACTCTCCAAACGCGATGTCCTGACCCCCGCCATGCTTGACACTATGGCCGCGGATCCCATCGTGTTTGCGATGGCGAATCCCGACCCGGAAATCCTGCCAGAGCAGGCCGCGGGGCATGTCCGGGTCATGGGGACCGGACGTTCAGACTATCCGAATCAGATCAACAACGCCCTCTGCTTCCCGGGGCTCTTCCGGGGCGCGCTCGATGCCCGCTGTCGCGACATCACCACCGACATGCTCCTGGCGGCCGCCGCCGGCATCGCCAGCATCATCTCGCCGGAAGAACTCCACGAGGAGTACATCATCCCGAGCATCTTCGATGCCCGCGTGGTGCCGGCCGTGAGTCAGGCGGTGGTGGAAGCCGCGAAGGCGACTGGCCAGATCGACAGCGCTCTGGGAGCTGGCGCTCGCAACGGTGTCGCTGCCCAGGCCGCGACTGTCGGGCAGCCGTCATATTCCGGCTAA
- the kmo gene encoding Kynurenine 3-monooxygenase — protein MRVIVVGGGPGGATAAHECALRGVPVTLLERRKDNDKACAGGMPAKVVSDFAIPPEIIEAITNHVVFIAPSKRETHIDIPPGEGIATVRRQVFDAFLRERAASAGADLIEAEFLEYEDRGAAMSPRYRVLYKTRDGQTHSELTDFLIGADGAISRVARQAIGTPLRQVVARQKFITPPPAIMESHYRNRLEVYYTSEISPDYYGWVFPRKHDISLGMGTGYANGRLVRPCLENLHRFNEPWLQGGEITCVNAAPIPVEQNYVRSAIDNILLVGDSAGFVLPALGEGIYYAMLAGRIAAEDIHRYAEAAGPHPAQVYPRQVEEKLEPLFQVFRQVERWAYLSDFHRELFCRICEERYYTEKIFSTFAMKKSKPNRNPLRKAINATRLVGTMLRIRASRSARNLEYLHRAGIDVEAEFAAALKIG, from the coding sequence GTGCGGGTGATCGTGGTCGGTGGTGGACCGGGGGGCGCGACAGCGGCCCATGAATGCGCCCTGCGGGGGGTGCCGGTCACGCTGTTGGAGCGGCGCAAGGACAACGACAAGGCCTGTGCAGGCGGAATGCCGGCCAAAGTAGTCTCCGATTTCGCCATTCCGCCAGAGATCATCGAAGCCATCACCAATCACGTCGTTTTTATCGCGCCCTCGAAGCGGGAAACCCACATCGACATCCCTCCTGGCGAGGGGATCGCGACGGTCCGACGCCAGGTCTTCGATGCGTTCCTGCGGGAGCGGGCTGCCAGTGCCGGGGCCGACCTCATCGAAGCGGAGTTTCTCGAATATGAAGACCGGGGAGCTGCCATGTCCCCCCGGTATCGGGTGCTCTACAAAACCCGCGATGGCCAGACGCATAGTGAGCTGACGGACTTCCTGATCGGTGCTGATGGGGCGATCTCCCGGGTCGCCCGGCAGGCGATCGGAACACCTCTGCGGCAGGTGGTGGCGCGTCAGAAGTTCATCACGCCTCCCCCGGCGATCATGGAATCGCATTACCGCAACCGGCTGGAGGTCTACTACACCTCCGAGATTTCCCCGGACTACTACGGCTGGGTCTTTCCCCGGAAACACGACATCTCGCTGGGGATGGGAACCGGGTATGCGAATGGACGCCTGGTCCGTCCCTGCCTGGAGAATCTCCATCGCTTCAACGAGCCCTGGCTGCAGGGAGGCGAGATTACCTGCGTCAACGCAGCGCCGATCCCGGTGGAACAGAACTATGTCCGGAGCGCCATCGACAACATCCTGCTGGTCGGCGACTCCGCGGGCTTCGTCCTTCCCGCCCTGGGGGAGGGGATCTACTACGCCATGCTCGCTGGTCGCATCGCCGCCGAAGACATCCATCGTTACGCGGAAGCGGCGGGTCCCCATCCGGCGCAGGTGTACCCCCGTCAGGTGGAAGAGAAGCTGGAGCCCCTCTTCCAGGTCTTTCGACAGGTGGAGCGCTGGGCCTATCTCAGCGACTTCCATCGCGAACTCTTCTGCCGGATCTGCGAGGAGCGGTACTACACCGAAAAAATCTTCTCGACCTTCGCCATGAAGAAATCGAAGCCGAATCGCAATCCCCTGCGCAAGGCCATCAATGCCACCCGACTGGTGGGGACCATGCTCAGGATTCGGGCCTCCCGGAGTGCCCGGAACCTGGAGTATCTCCACCGGGCGGGCATCGACGTGGAAGCGGAGTTCGCCGCCGCGCTGAAAATCGGCTAG
- the murB gene encoding UDP-N-acetylenolpyruvoylglucosamine reductase, whose product MAAQPQVPVPDPVADAATSLRLAGFQGTLSDTATFAQLTTYRLGGPLALLAEPAAAADFALLHDWLQQTGLPHIFLGGGTNILASSRPFAGLVIRLGSPLGQLQQPAPDRLVIGGAASTAAVLKYCQQANLGGLEVLSGVPGTLGGAVAMNAGTMKDWLERAILSVTALAPDWSVRTLAPADCGFRYRGSRLLDEGWRVLETTFAVTPGVDIREHVTRHLAMRRQTQPGGRNAGSNFKNPPGASAGALIDQAGCKGWREGGAVVSSLHANFILAEAGCTPEDVLRLMQRVARQVEAHAGIRLEPEVVLLNFPSPWDATWDDAAGGAR is encoded by the coding sequence GTGGCCGCCCAACCCCAGGTCCCGGTCCCCGACCCGGTCGCCGATGCCGCGACCTCGCTTCGGCTGGCCGGTTTCCAGGGCACCCTGTCAGACACCGCGACCTTCGCCCAGCTCACGACCTATCGCCTCGGTGGCCCCCTGGCCCTGCTGGCGGAACCGGCGGCAGCCGCTGATTTCGCACTCCTCCATGACTGGTTGCAACAGACTGGTCTGCCCCACATTTTTCTCGGGGGCGGGACCAACATCCTCGCCTCGTCGCGCCCCTTTGCTGGCCTGGTCATCCGGCTGGGGTCCCCCCTCGGCCAGTTGCAGCAACCTGCTCCTGATCGGCTGGTCATCGGCGGCGCGGCCAGCACCGCTGCGGTGCTGAAGTATTGCCAGCAGGCAAATCTCGGAGGCCTCGAAGTCCTCTCCGGGGTCCCGGGGACGCTGGGCGGGGCGGTCGCGATGAACGCCGGCACCATGAAAGACTGGCTGGAACGCGCCATCCTGAGCGTGACTGCTCTCGCCCCGGACTGGTCAGTCCGGACACTCGCCCCGGCCGACTGTGGCTTCCGCTATCGCGGCTCCCGTCTGCTGGATGAAGGCTGGCGGGTGCTGGAAACCACGTTTGCCGTGACCCCGGGGGTCGACATCCGGGAGCATGTCACCCGGCACCTGGCCATGCGTCGGCAAACTCAACCCGGCGGGCGCAACGCCGGGTCGAACTTCAAGAATCCACCAGGGGCCTCCGCCGGTGCCCTCATTGATCAGGCCGGATGCAAGGGCTGGCGCGAGGGAGGCGCGGTGGTGTCATCGCTGCACGCCAACTTTATCCTCGCTGAAGCGGGCTGTACGCCGGAGGATGTACTGCGGCTGATGCAGCGCGTTGCCCGTCAGGTGGAGGCGCACGCCGGGATCCGCCTCGAGCCGGAAGTGGTGCTGCTGAACTTCCCGTCCCCCTGGGATGCGACCTGGGATGACGCTGCCGGAGGTGCCAGGTGA
- the epsF_3 gene encoding Type II secretion system protein F: protein MPTFSYAGRQASGAPLRGQIEAASREQALQQLHQQGIIITQLKEPMVLRLGGGSPGGRGGAASAGGGFLPRDLTPQGIFDYFGFTGVSQKDLAVWTRKFSQLLKSGLVYGHIFSILSAETENRRLARISGQLQETVSRGEDLTSTFRKHPTVFPAVFLSMVHAGEVAGRLDHIMLELAHVYDKEVELRASIMSKMYYPLGLLIVSMLLLGGFITFVPMFIGPEGAAIFGQMFSAGTYFAVLTLYALLALLLLFIRTQPGYRIFRGLLTYVPYVGVLLKKLSLIRFCRLLAAMWASGVPLLEALDVAEETVAEPYLKAGVREAAELVHQGEDLTEALRASGVFPQRVLSMVRTGEVAGNLEATLIKVAEYYELEAEAQGHILATAGYFVVYGVIAATVAMFVIRAWSGYFGIISGFMDS from the coding sequence GTGCCCACATTTTCCTATGCTGGCAGACAGGCGTCGGGGGCTCCCTTGCGGGGGCAGATTGAGGCCGCCTCCCGGGAGCAGGCCCTGCAGCAACTGCATCAGCAGGGCATCATCATCACCCAGTTGAAAGAACCGATGGTCTTGCGACTCGGCGGCGGGAGCCCGGGCGGTCGTGGCGGCGCGGCCTCTGCCGGCGGAGGGTTCCTCCCTCGGGACCTTACCCCCCAGGGCATCTTCGATTACTTCGGCTTCACGGGAGTCTCGCAGAAGGATCTCGCGGTCTGGACCCGGAAGTTTTCGCAACTGCTCAAATCGGGACTGGTCTATGGACACATCTTCAGCATCCTGAGTGCGGAGACCGAGAATCGTCGACTTGCCCGCATTTCCGGTCAGTTGCAGGAAACTGTCAGCCGGGGCGAGGATCTGACCAGCACCTTCCGGAAGCATCCGACGGTCTTTCCCGCCGTGTTTTTGTCGATGGTCCATGCCGGTGAGGTGGCGGGACGCCTCGACCACATCATGCTCGAGCTGGCACATGTCTATGACAAAGAGGTCGAGCTTCGGGCGTCCATCATGTCGAAGATGTACTACCCCCTGGGGCTGCTGATTGTGTCGATGCTCCTGCTGGGGGGATTCATCACCTTCGTCCCGATGTTCATCGGCCCGGAAGGGGCGGCGATCTTCGGGCAGATGTTCTCGGCGGGCACCTACTTCGCGGTCCTCACTCTCTATGCCCTCCTGGCGCTGCTGTTGCTTTTCATCCGGACCCAACCGGGATACCGGATCTTTCGGGGCCTGCTGACCTATGTCCCCTATGTCGGGGTCCTGCTCAAGAAGTTGTCGCTCATCCGGTTTTGCCGTCTGCTGGCCGCGATGTGGGCGTCCGGGGTCCCGCTGCTGGAAGCCCTGGATGTCGCCGAAGAAACCGTGGCAGAGCCCTACCTGAAAGCCGGAGTCCGGGAAGCCGCCGAGCTGGTGCATCAGGGCGAGGATCTCACGGAGGCCCTGCGCGCCTCCGGTGTCTTTCCCCAGCGCGTCCTCTCAATGGTCCGGACCGGTGAAGTCGCCGGCAATCTGGAAGCCACGCTCATCAAGGTTGCCGAATACTACGAGCTCGAAGCCGAAGCCCAGGGGCACATTCTGGCGACCGCCGGGTACTTTGTGGTCTACGGGGTCATTGCTGCGACGGTCGCGATGTTCGTCATCCGGGCCTGGAGCGGCTACTTCGGCATCATCAGCGGATTCATGGACTCCTAA
- the nadK gene encoding NAD kinase — translation MPDHGGVNAILPGLLARLRDEGCDITTVTVPRSDITTKPDKLRDVSALLADQRLVISLGGDGTLLSTARLVAGSGVPVLGLNLKGLGFLTATTADRHAAALDAFFNGTLVIEERRMLSVAYTQGNDTLHPFPFAALNDVAIVRGVPTRMVQLEVLINGEFLTSLEADGLILTTPTGSTAYNLAGGGSIFWPELDVIGITPIMPHALSIRPVIVPGEALIEIRGLTGSRGQPHLSVDGHPVVLQGPCPRVQVTRAAERTLLARLPGTRFGDILREKLVWGGRLRHNGD, via the coding sequence ATGCCCGACCACGGGGGCGTGAATGCCATCCTCCCCGGACTGTTGGCGCGCCTGCGCGATGAAGGCTGTGACATCACAACAGTTACCGTGCCTCGGAGTGACATCACCACAAAGCCCGACAAGCTGCGCGATGTCAGCGCGCTGCTGGCCGACCAGCGGCTGGTCATTTCGCTGGGGGGCGATGGCACGCTGCTCTCCACCGCGCGACTGGTGGCGGGTTCGGGTGTCCCGGTCCTCGGACTCAATCTCAAGGGCCTCGGCTTCCTCACCGCCACCACGGCGGATCGTCACGCCGCAGCGCTCGACGCCTTTTTTAACGGGACGCTGGTCATAGAAGAGCGGCGGATGCTCTCCGTGGCCTACACCCAGGGCAACGACACCCTCCATCCCTTTCCCTTTGCTGCGCTCAATGATGTTGCCATCGTCCGGGGGGTCCCGACGCGAATGGTGCAGCTGGAAGTGCTGATTAACGGGGAGTTCCTCACGAGCCTGGAGGCCGATGGCCTCATCCTCACGACCCCCACGGGCTCCACGGCGTACAACCTGGCGGGCGGAGGATCGATCTTCTGGCCCGAACTCGATGTCATCGGCATCACGCCGATCATGCCCCACGCCCTCAGCATTCGTCCGGTGATCGTGCCCGGCGAAGCACTGATCGAGATCCGCGGACTCACCGGCTCCCGGGGGCAGCCCCATCTCTCCGTCGATGGCCACCCCGTGGTACTGCAGGGACCCTGTCCGAGAGTCCAGGTGACCCGTGCGGCGGAGCGGACCCTCCTGGCACGACTGCCGGGGACCCGCTTCGGCGATATCCTGCGCGAAAAGCTCGTATGGGGCGGACGCCTCCGCCACAATGGTGACTAG
- the folD_2 gene encoding Bifunctional protein FolD protein, whose product MATLLNGNAVRDRLVAELGLRVAAYQAQGCPPVGLRVVLVGENPASIRYVAGKERIGRKMGLDAETIRCPASISQDDLIDLVQALNANPAVHGILVQMPLPDHISSGAVIAAIDPRKDVDGLHALNQGLLLLGQTGLHPCTPKGVLRLLAAYGIDISGRNVTVVGRSSLVGKPLAALLLMKNATVTICHSRTAHLPEMTLPADMVVMAAGQPGLLQGHMVKRGAIVIDVGINVVNDKLIGDVDFASVEPRASAITPVPGGVGPMTVAMLMENTLLAYEALTGCRVEAMEPLTAAERWAGALGADLPRDPLFPTA is encoded by the coding sequence ATGGCGACACTTCTGAACGGCAACGCGGTACGGGACCGGCTGGTGGCGGAACTTGGCCTGCGGGTGGCGGCGTACCAGGCGCAGGGCTGTCCCCCGGTAGGACTCCGGGTGGTCCTGGTGGGCGAAAATCCGGCGAGCATTCGGTATGTCGCGGGCAAAGAACGGATCGGGCGCAAAATGGGGCTCGATGCCGAGACGATCCGGTGTCCGGCGTCGATCAGCCAGGACGACCTGATCGATCTGGTGCAGGCCCTCAATGCCAATCCTGCGGTCCACGGCATTCTGGTCCAGATGCCCCTGCCAGACCACATTTCCTCCGGGGCTGTCATCGCCGCCATTGATCCGCGCAAAGATGTCGATGGGCTGCATGCACTGAATCAGGGTCTGTTACTGCTGGGCCAGACGGGGTTACATCCCTGTACGCCCAAAGGAGTTCTGCGGCTATTGGCGGCCTATGGCATCGACATCAGCGGCCGGAATGTGACGGTGGTGGGGCGCTCCAGTCTGGTGGGGAAGCCGCTGGCAGCCCTGCTGCTGATGAAAAATGCGACGGTCACCATTTGTCACTCCCGGACCGCCCATCTTCCGGAGATGACCCTCCCCGCTGATATGGTCGTCATGGCAGCAGGACAGCCGGGGCTGTTGCAGGGACACATGGTCAAGCGGGGAGCGATCGTCATTGACGTCGGGATCAACGTGGTGAACGACAAGCTGATCGGGGATGTCGATTTTGCGTCGGTGGAGCCCCGGGCCTCGGCCATCACGCCGGTGCCGGGCGGGGTGGGTCCCATGACAGTCGCGATGCTCATGGAGAACACGTTGCTCGCTTACGAAGCCCTGACAGGGTGTCGGGTGGAGGCTATGGAGCCGCTGACCGCTGCCGAGCGCTGGGCTGGTGCCCTGGGCGCCGACCTCCCCCGGGACCCGCTGTTCCCGACGGCGTAG